The Plectropomus leopardus isolate mb chromosome 2, YSFRI_Pleo_2.0, whole genome shotgun sequence genome has a window encoding:
- the LOC121961540 gene encoding adenosine receptor A1-like: MTSGLSSSKAVYIGMEVVIAVSSVIGNVMVVWAVRINRSLRDTTFCFIVSLALADIAVGALVIPLAITISIGLQTHFYSCLLVACTVLVLTQSSILALLAIAIDRYLRVKIPMSYKRVVTPRRAGTAVLLCWLVSIIVGLTPMLGWNNLQFLRDNGSLITDDLLVTCEFERVISMDYMVYFNFFGWVLPPLLLMLAIYVEIFYMIHKQLNKKVTASHTDPSRYFGKELKLAKSLALVLFLFAVSWLPLHILNCITLFCPTCEKPMFLIYIAIILTHGNSAVNPIVYAFRIKKFRTAFWKIWKQYMLCQDPVGRLPQRGSQRGQSHERRLRQNDDDDDDV, encoded by the exons ATGACTTCGGGTCTGTCTTCCTCTAAAGCCGTCTATATCGGGATGGAGGTGGTGATCGCCGTGTCGTCGGTCATCGGCAACGTGATGGTGGTCTGGGCTGTGCGTATTAACCGGTCTCTGAGAGACACCACGTTTTGTTTCATCGTCTCCCTGGCCTTGGCTGACATTGCGGTCGGTGCTCTTGTCATCCCCCTCGCCATCACCATCAGCATCGGACTCCAGACGCACTTCTATAGTTGCTTGTTGGTCGCCTGCACGGTGCTCGTGCTCACTCAAAGTTCAATCCTGGCGCTCCTGGCCATCGCCATCGACCGCTATCTTCGAGTCAAAATACCCATGAG CTACAAAAGGGTGGTGACTCCTCGGCGAGCTGGCACGGCTGTGTTATTGTGTTGGCTGGTGTCCATCATAGTGGGCCTCACGCCCATGCTGGGTTGGAATAACCTGCAGTTTCTCCGTGACAACGGCTCCCTGATCACTGATGACCTCTTGGTGACCTGTGAATTTGAGAGAGTCATCAGTATGGACTACATGGTCTACTTCAACTTCTTTGGCTGGGTGCTGCCGCCTCTGCTCCTCATGCTGGCTATCTATGTCGAGATTTTCTACATGATCCACAAGCAGCTCAACAAGAAG GTGACAGCTAGCCACACAGACCCCAGCCGTTACTTTGGCAAGGAGCTCAAGCTAGCCAAGTCGCTTGCCCTCGTTCTTTTCCTCTTTGCGGTCAGCTGGCTCCCTCTTCACATTCTCAACTGCATCACCCTCTTTTGCCCCACCTGTGAAAAGCCCATGTTCCTCATTTACATCGCCATCATCCTCACCCATGGCAATTCAGCTGTCAACCCCATCGTGTACGCTTTCCGCATCAAGAAGTTCCGCACAGCGTTTTGGAAAATCTGGAAACAGTACATGCTTTGTCAGGATCCGGTTGGCCGGCTTCCTCAAAGAGGGAGCCAGAGAGGACAAAGTCATGAGAGGAGGCTGAGGCAgaatgatgatgacgatgatgatgtgTGA